The window GTCTTGGTGTATGTGGAAGCTAAAGGGGTCTTGCCAACTGCCACTCTAACAGAACAACAACAAATCTCTAACTTGGTATTTGCATTTTATGGTCCAAGGTCTAATTTTAGGTACTGATTTTCCCTTACTCgacctttatttatttattttttagcttTCTAACTTGTgtgtaaaaattgaataaagatTGACATAATGGGGACAGAAACTACTGGGTCTATTTTCTTGACTATTATGTTTGCCTGGTCTCAACAACTGGAAAGGGTTCTTTCTGCTCTCCCATATTCTGACTAATTATGTTACAACTTTGTGATTAGAAGATTAATAGATACTGGTTTTGGAAATAGATGGTGCTGGTTCTTAAACTATTTGTGACATATAAAAAGCACTTCATTTCCTTGTAGTAAAAACTGTACtctagttttgattttttttcagaatCTTGTAGTCTAATTTGGAAGGTATATATTTGGTAtagattcttttaaatttatattccttataatataaaattcttttatactTGGATTATGTTTGCTTAGCTACTGAGCTACATGGTAGAGATAGTTTTATACTTGCTTGGATAGTTTTTGAGAACTAGTGAGCTacttggtatatatatatatatatagttgacgGTTTTAGCAATCATTTTCCTTCTTAGTGTTGGATTCTTTGCAGATTCTTTGATATGTCATGTGTGCTTACTTGTGATTGGTGTGAGTTTTTGCTAGTGAAGGAGAGATTGGGAATGTGATAGGGTGCCTTTATCTTTTGTGTGTGATATGGTTATTTGTGGTTTTAATCCTCACTTCCAGCTACACTACAAGTTTAACATCCATACTCATTCTTGTAATGTAGCTGGAAGTACAACTTGCAATTACAAAGGAGTTAATGAATTCATCCAATTTGCAATTAGTCAAAGACAACAACTTCCAAATGTATCCAATAATAAGGTGTGTCCTTGTTGAAGATGTGAGTGTTGAAGATGTAGACCTTTTTATTAGATGTTTTCATCGTTTTGGATTTATGATTTTCTATTAGATGAGACatgtttcatctttttttatttatgactcTATCACATGTTAACATGTCTCATTCTTTTGGATTTAGAACTTACTATTAGATGTAGAGACatgctttatttattttgattaatgagAATGATTGATGTCAacatctaattttaatttatatatgttctTATAATTGAGGCTATTTGTTGTTGTAATTGTGGTCCTGATGGTTTTCATCGGtaaaattgagaaaatatataaaaaaaattcaagtacaACTAAATTAGCAACAACAGCATTGGTCAATAAtcgtttaatattaataattgaatttagCAACGGCCTGAGTCGCTAAAATAACGACCAGATAATTATGGTGGCAGACACAACCTAAATAGCCACCAAAATAGTTTACTAAAATTGTCACCGGATTTGCCACCAAAAATAGGCACCGActagtatatattttaaattatctacAGGACATATCAGTTGCCAAATTCGTGGCTAATTTTAGCAGGCCAATTTCGTTGGTCATAATATCGAGTTTTTTTTAGGGTAATTTACAGTcgcaactaaaaaaaaaaacttaaaaatatttttaaaaaaaattctatttcataAGAACCAAAATGTTATTTAAGCCAAATTTTTAATACTTTGAAGACTAAAGTGATAGTATCGGATAAAATTCATCATTTAACCGATTTGTTTTTCATATCTAATActcaaaattagtttatttatttgatatagaatttactttttaaaaaattctacatactctttaattttagtaacttgaaaattaatttaaagttctATTTTATAatctattgaaaaaaattatatatatatatatatataagttattgGAATTAGATTTACatataagttaataaatttaagcctttaaagaaattaacaaaAGTATAATAGTAGACTAGTAGTATCAGGTATaacagcaaaataataataataataataataatataattttatttattaatattgttgccgtacattatttatatttatttaaatagattttaattagacttaattttttaaaataatttgaagtctaatttttaattaaatattaaaaaaaattgatataatatatataaatctgGCTTGaccatttaatttaatataaattataaattttgatataaaagaaagttaacctattttcaattttcatcctCATTTCTTTGGTGCGAAACGAAATGCCATAGAGAAAAACAGAAGAGGGGAATTTAGATGAGAGTACATGTTAAATGCTACTACATAATGTTACTGACACTGTTCCCTATGTCATGTCAATAGGTCAATTTCAACGCTACTTTGGCAACCGCCACTTCGATTCACCGCTTCTTCTCCCTCTATAATACCAACTCGTTATGTCTTCACCAAAGGGTTCAAAAACAATAGTTGGTCACTGATAACAATGGCAGAAAAAGTTTAAAGGGAAACAGATTTTCATTATCATCGTCGTGCTATTCAAAGGTGAGTGAGTTTATGGCATGCATGCATGATATGGATGCATATTCTGTATGCTGTTTGAGGTTTTTGAtgagttatttttctttaaaaaaaacaaaactatatCTGTTCTCCATTTTTCCTACAGCCAAATTCTAATCAATTACTACATAATGCTGTATATGTTTAGGAAAAAGGGAAATGAAGGAGAGGGATTTTTATGAATGGGAGAAGAGGTATGGTGTTTATTTGGAAGAGTAGccggataaaaataaatttaggtgTATTCTTTGACCTATCCCTTTTTTTCTGCAATATGACTGGACCTTAAACCTTAATATAGGGTTTAGTTGagggaaaaaatgaaatggGAATGGAAGGGAGAGAAGAGATTTTATAAAGTTTAGTTGTTTGGTTCAATTTTAAGAGAAGAGAGGGAAATGGAGAAGAGCAAAATTTCTCTACATTCAATTTGTATCCTCCTCCAACATTGGGGGATATGAAGAGGGAGGAAATTTTAAACATTCGTAAGTGTATTGATTAAAATATCTCTCCATATGAAATATAAGAGGGTAAAagtatgttaattttaaaattccttttctctctttatgaattatgaattaaacaaaaaaaaatcctctttTTCATTAAAATCCTTCATTTTCCCTTCCTCCTCTCCATAAGCATGGGTTGGGGTGGAAGGAAGTAAGAGATAAAAAGcgaaagagaaaaaagtgaCTAATATAATAAGTGATGTAATGggaaaagaagaaatagaaaagcATAGGagagaatatataattatatatatatatatatattaaaatataaagtagaGAGAAAATTggaagtgagaaaaaaaaaaacaagaagatttaagagaaaagaaaggatgATTGAACACATAACACTTAGTTTTATAATTCCAAGACTATGAACAAAAAACTACAAATCTAAGTATTTTTTGTTCCAACTTTTTTCTTATAAGCTTTGTTCCAAGTTTTCTTATAAGAGTGATGATGGAAAGGAGGCAAAAGTAAGAGGGTAGGGATTTTTGTCCCTTACTCTGGCCCTCTTCTCTAACCAAACACTATATATGATTTCACAGCAACTAGATGCATTGTCATTGGGTACGTATGTGAGTATTAAATGTTATCTTGCTAATGCTATTATCTACTTTGACTTTTGATTCCTTTTACAAGatattatgtgtgtgtgtgcataaAGTGCTTATCAGTGCAGCAAATTATTTGTAGGCAATTGTTACAAATATGGATGAGTCATCTGATTCAAATGTTGTTGGCTCTAGCACATGCAAGGAAAAACTTTCAAAGAAGGTGAAGGCAAAGGAAGGTGCTGAAAGCATAATGAACAAGCTACCTGAACAACTTATAAGTCATATACTCTCTCTTCTCCAGCTAAAGATGCTGTTCGTACAAGTGTTTTGTCCAAGAAATGGGCATATCACTGGACATCCATCACCAAGTTGGACTTAGATGATAGTGTGTTCTATTATCCAAAGAGAAAGACAGGTGGAAAACAGTACTTTATGAACTTTGTGTATAGGGCACTTCTTCTTACTAAAAATCCTAGTATTGAAAGTTTCTCTCTTGTGATGACTAACAAGTATGATGTATACATGTTCAATACGTGGATATCTGGTATCTTGAACCGAAATGTGAAGAATCTTCATATATGTTCACATTTTGAGGTCCCTTTCAATGCTCATACATCCGATTCCCTTTTTGACTCGGAGGTATTAGAAGAACTGGTGCTGAAGATGATTTGCACTATACCAGTTGTCAAaacctttcttcattttggtcaCCTAAAATGCCTGAGGTTGTGTTCAGTTGTATTTGATCTTGAATCAAGCAGCTCAGAAGATCTGACTCTTAGCTTACCAGTCCTCGAGGTGTTTGAGACAAAAAATTGCACTTGGTTTAATGCTGAGAGTGTCACTTTAAGAGTGCCTCTACTTGAAAGTGTCCTTATAGAACATGACCCCGCTGCAGTATTTTATGAGCTGGATTCCTTGCCAATCAAGATTTCTGCTTCGCGTCTgacaaaatttacattttgcAGTTATTGTTATATGGCACAACATGTTCTTCTGTTAGATCCATCATCAGCTCATAATGCTTCTGCTGATATAACTATCCGATGTGATGAGGACAGTGACAGTGTATCAGAAACAGGATCTTATGCTTCTCTGCTTCTCAGGCAATTCAGTGAAGTGAAGTATCTTAAATTTGATGGGGCGGAGGTAAGCATCCTTAAAcctttcaaaacattgaatgtgAAGAAACCAAAACATGAATTTTTTATGATGAAATGAGATCTACTGCATATCTACATCAATTGAGAAATTATCATTATCAATGTATAGTTTCCTGCGCAGCTAATTAGATAGTTAGTAGCACTATCGCACAtatgaatattaaaatatgttgatTTGAATTCTAAAGCTATATTATTGAATAGTgttgaaataaagtaaaaacttcgtaccccattgcccggaggctcttcgctatgcgaaggtatgggggagggatgttgtacgcagccttacccttgcatatgcaaagaggctgtttccggattcgaacccatgaccaacaagtcaccaaggcacaactttaccgctgcaccagggttCGCCCTCAGTGTTGAAATAAAGTAGTGGCATTTATATTCCCATAGCTAGAATTAGGAGAGATCTATGTTTTAAACAAGTTTGTTCCAGACAGAATTGAAGTTAGAGTTAATTAcatcaaccccccccccccccccctgaaGTTTATTCAGATTGCACACAGTACCCCTCCTTGCTTAATGTTTACAACAACTTCCCTTATAGGAGGTGTCTGTGTAATGTTTTTCTAACAATTGTGGGGGTTAGTGTAATATATAACATGATGTCAGTGTAATGTTTTCAAACATTATGGGAGGTTAGTGTaggaataggaaaaaaaaaagtggtgtTGTGTCCAATTCAAAAAAAACTCAGGAGTGTAATTTGCTGAGTTAATTGTATTTCATCTTTCTGTGGTATATAAATCAGTTTCTTTTATTGTTATCCAGGTTCTGCCACTATCAGAATCAAATGTAGCTACTCTACCTGTATTTGGAAGGTTGAGCCATTTGGAACTTGGCTTAGTTACTGCTGAGTTTTTATTAGCCTTACTTCTGAGGTCACCAGTTCTCAGAACTCTAGCTTTCAAGGTTGGTAATTAGTAAACTATCATTGCTAGTAGCTACTagcctctttatttttttacactttttatttaCCTTTGTGATTCATATTTGGACTTTGTTTGATGATTAATCACAGGGAATATTTCAATT of the Glycine max cultivar Williams 82 chromosome 13, Glycine_max_v4.0, whole genome shotgun sequence genome contains:
- the LOC102665926 gene encoding F-box/FBD/LRR-repeat protein At3g14710; this encodes MDESSDSNVVGSSTCKEKLSKKVKAKEAKDAVRTSVLSKKWAYHWTSITKLDLDDSVFYYPKRKTGGKQYFMNFVYRALLLTKNPSIESFSLVMTNKYDVYMFNTWISGILNRNVKNLHICSHFEVPFNAHTSDSLFDSEVLEELVLKMICTIPVVKTFLHFGHLKCLRLCSVVFDLESSSSEDLTLSLPVLEVFETKNCTWFNAESVTLRVPLLESVLIEHDPAAVFYELDSLPIKISASRLTKFTFCSYCYMAQHVLLLDPSSAHNASADITIRCDEDSDSVSETGSYASLLLRQFSEVKYLKFDGAEVSILKPFKTLNVKKPKHEFFMMK